A region from the Oryzias latipes chromosome 20, ASM223467v1 genome encodes:
- the LOC101167748 gene encoding rho GTPase-activating protein 29 isoform X3: protein MGDVENGSVLGLPLTKRSRSFENISVEIGGSGPEKDDPPGPSQPVRPEEVDRALQRQDSGVDSALLYAKAWSKYTKELLTWVEKRLNMDIECAKTYAKMAETAKGLASQQEFMPFREIYMTAFKNDNEYSQLVLNTAAILQSNKFMQPLLARKNELDRRRKEVKEQWQREQKKMHEADNALKKARLLQTQRQEEYEKAKVATSRLEEEQNAGGGPAAAKQLEKRRRLEEEALQKAEEAREHCKACQLDVGVKRVDLANAKSEIITQIREMVSQCDLTLKAVTVNWFQLQQAQVVSLPVNHQSLCENAKLYEPGQRYIEFVRSLPADAPRLECHSIDEPTTKSAGVHSKKRSLSSSHSSHSILTQPSVASEAGDEVEGSASTHHAKVAERRSNGSTDFHGRIQGPFRQWSSTSQGGGMCSDSESAGGSSESRSMDSPTASPGDFKRRLPRTPSTGTMSSADDLDDREPPSPSDNSLNDIETASSPGPFRNTQMSKAAQTHKLRKLRAPSKCRECDSLVVFHGAECEECSLACHKKCLETLAIQCGHKKLQGKLHLFGIDFSQAAKNSPDGIPFIIRKCTSEIENRALNIKGIYRVNGAKSRVEKLCQAFENGKHLVELSELYPHDISNVLKLYLRQLPEPLILFRYYNDFIGLAKESQSIIVEDLEALRLNTNPVTPAQVSVDLNRVLFKMKDLLRHLPPAHYKTLQFLIEHLHRVTECSEENKMTASNLGIIFGPTLLKPRQADADVSLSSLVDYPYQALIVELLIRHYQMVFDTPLSPLGPPTEADTGFTRQEKEQQLSRHSKSLGDIKEQSSKAYKRCSSIIPSSHLLAEVQENVPNKSEFDTDGDVDSDNLNGNVDVPKPSERGLSRSQHVTVARVQLRYPRGKLSSRPVSMPPERLPSQESVEENNALNSTDHTDGKAGSCQSIKEVDETETARLRLGTHFRTTFIDTQTLRRTWDKQYNQDAASRASRLVSSSPSENSTLDPSSLSTSVPSNLSLGTTGNTINTVYPNRPYTVAVRPSRNFKREDNITKYSTVSTAFRAPRTLQPPPGTFYKPPTGSKSKALQNCASANSAEDDDDEDEEEEEELGIEIEVSVDEPLEEDVDEEPPSSSPEELGQNQTKPVYQRLRPSRLQEVEHREAHFV from the exons ATGGGAGATGTAGAGAATGGATCGGTGTTGGGGCTGCCCCTAACGAAAAGAAGTAGG TCATTTGAGAACATTTCTGTGGAAATTGGAGGATCCGGTCCTGAGAAAGATGATCCACCAG GGCCCTCTCAGCCGGTTCGCCCAGAGGAGGTGGACCGAGCGCTGCAGCGGCAGGACAGCGGAGTCGATTCGGCGCTGCTCTATGCTAAAGCGTGGTCCAAGTACACCAAGGAGCTTCTGACTTGGGTGGAGAAGCGGCTCAATATGG ACATAGAGTGTGCAAAGACTTACGCCAAAATGGCTGAAACTGCAAAGGGGCTTGCAAGTCAGCAG GAGTTCATGCCGTTCCGTGAGATCTACATGACGGCTTTCAAAAATGACAACGAATACAGTCAACTGGTACTAAACACTGCAGCCATTCTCCAAAGCAACAAGTTCATGCAG CCTCTTCTGGCCCGAAAAAATGAGCTGGACAGGCGAAGGAAAGAGGTCAAAGAGCAGTGGCagagagagcagaagaaaatg CACGAAGCAGACAACGCTCTAAAGAAGGCTCGGCTGCTGCAGACCCAGCGGCAGGAGGAATACGAGAAAGCCAAGGTGGCCACCAGTCGCCTGGAGGAGGAACAGAATGCAGGTGGGGGTCCAGCCGCTGCCAAGCAGCTGGAGAAGAGACgcaggctggaggaggaggccTTGCAGAAG GCTGAAGAAGCTAGGGAGCACTGTAAGGCCTGTCAGCTCGACGTTGGAGTGAAGAGAGTCGATCTGGCAAACGCCAAGAGTGAGATCATCACTCAAATCCGAGAGATGGTCTCCCAGTGTGACCTCACCCTCAAAGCA GTGACCGTGAACTGGTTCCAGCTCCAGCAGGCTCAGGTCGTCTCTCTGCCGGTCAACCACCAGAGTCTGTGCGAAAACGCCAAGCTGTACGAGCCCGGCCAGCGCTACATTGAGTTTGTCCGGAGTTTGCCTGCAGATGCTCCTCGCCTGGAGTGCCACTCAATTGATGAACCTACAACAAAAAGCGCAGG GGTTCACTCCAAGAAGCGCTCGCTAAGCAGCAGCCACTCCTCTCACAGCATCCTGACGCAGCCATCTGTGGCTTCTGAAGCTGGAGACGAGGTGGAAGGCTCGGCCAGTACCCATCATGCCAAGGTTGCAGAGAGACGCTCCAACGGAAGCACCGATTTCCACG GCCGGATCCAGGGCCCGTTTCGACAATGGAGCTCCACCAGTCAGGGAGGGGGAATGTGCAGCGACTCAGAAAGTGCAGGAGGCAGCAGCGAGTCCCGCTCCATGGACTCCCCCACTGCTAGTCCAG GTGACTTCAAGAGGAGGTTACCCAGAACTCCTTCCACAGGGACTATGTCCTCTGCTGATGACCTGGACGACAGGGAGCCCCCTTCACCTTCTGATAACA GCTTAAATGACATAGAGACCGCCAGCTCTCCAGGACCCTTTAGAAACACCCAGATGTCCAAGGCTGCCCAAACCCACAAGCTGAGGAAGCTGCGAGCTCCTTCCAAGTGCAGAGAGTGCGACAGCCTGGTGGTGTTTCACGGAGCAGAGTGTGAGGAG TGTTCACTGGCCTGTCACAAGAAGTGCCTGGAAACTCTGGCCATCCAGTGCGGACACAAGAAGCTTCAGGGAAAGCTTCACCTGTTTGGCATCGATTTCTCGCAGGCGGCTAAGAACAGTCCCGACGGGATCCCCTTCATTATACGGAAGTGCACGTCGGAGATCGAGAACAGAGCGCTAAACATCAAG GGGATCTACCGCGTGAATGGTGCCAAGTCTCGTGTGGAGAAGTTGTGCCAAGCTTTTGAGAACGGCAAGCACCTGGTGGAGCTCTCTGAGCTCTACCCCCACGACATTAGCAACGTGCTCAAACTCTACTTGAGACAG CTTCCTGAGCCGCTCATCCTGTTCCGCTACTACAACGACTTCATCGGTTTGGCCAAGGAAAGTCAGAGTATCATTGTGGAGGACCTAGAAGCTCTGCGGCTCAACaccaaccccgtgaccccggcCCAGGTCAGCGTGGACCTGAACCGAGTCCTCTTCAAAATGAAGGATCTGCTGCGACATTTGCCCCCAGCTCACTACAAGACCCTGCAGTTCCTCATAGAGCATCTTCACAG GGTGACCGAGTGTTCAGAAGAAAATAAGATGACAGCCAGCAACCTGGGGATCATCTTTGGCCCAACTCTGCTCAAGCCAAGGCAGGCGGATGCCGACGTTTCTCTTTCCTCGCTGGTCGATTACCCCTATCAGGCGCTCATTGTGGAGCTCCTGATCAGACACTATCAGATGGTCTTCGACACGCCTCTCAGTCCTCTTGGCCCGCCCACAGAGGCGGATACCGGCTTCACCCGCCAGGAGAAAGAGCAGCAGCTGAGCAGGCACTCCAAGTCACTAGGAGACATTAAGGAG CAAAGCTCCAAGGCGTATAAAAGATGTTCCTCCATAATTCCTTCATCGCACTTACTAGCAGAGGTTCAGGAAAACGTGCCAAACAAAAGTGAATTTGATACTG ACGGCGACGTGGACTCCGACAATCTCAACGGAAATGTTGACGTACCAAAGCCGAGCGAGAGAGGACTCAGCCGCTCTCAGCACGTCACAGTCGCCAGGGTTCAGCTCAGATACCCTCGCGGGAAGCTCTCCTCCCGGCCGGTGAGCATGCCCCCCGAGCGGctgcccagccaggaaagcgtGGAAGAGAACAACGCCTTGAACAGCACGGACCACACTGACGGCAAGGCAGGCAGCTGCCAGTCCATCAAAGAGGTCGACGAGACGGAGACCGCGAGGTTACGCCTTGGCACGCATTTCCGGACTACATTTATTGACACGCAAACGTTGCGTAGAACGTGGGACAAACAGTACAACCAGGATGCTGCTTCCAGAGCATCTAGGCTGGTTTCCAGTTCACCCTCTGAGAACTCGACGCTGGATCCCAGCAGCTTATCAACCTCAGTGCCATCAAACTTATCCCTGGGAACTACAGGGAACACCATCAACACCGTCTACCCAAACAGACCGTACACGGTAGCGGTGCGGCCCAGCCGGAATTTTAAAAGGGAGGACAACATCACCAAGTACAGCACCGTCTCAACAGCTTTTAGGGCTCCAAGGACCCTCCAGCCTCCCCCAGGGACTTTCTACAAGCCTCCCACGGGGAGCAAATCCAAAGCGCTGCAGAACTGTGCGTCAGCAAACAGCGCAGAGGACGACGACGAtgaagacgaggaggaggaggaggagctggggATCGAGATAGAGGTGTCGGTCGATGAGCCTCTTGAGGAGGACGTTGATGAGGAGCCGCCCAGCTCTAGCCCCGAAGAACTGGGTCAAAACCAGACTAAACCGGTGTACCAGAGACTCAGACCCAGTCGTCTCCAAGAGGTTGAACACAGGGAGGCTCATTTTGTGTGA